The Chaetodon trifascialis isolate fChaTrf1 chromosome 17, fChaTrf1.hap1, whole genome shotgun sequence genome has a segment encoding these proteins:
- the laptm4b gene encoding lysosomal-associated transmembrane protein 4B has product MISPWDRWYSTSCCLCCHVRTGTIILGIWYMLINAVVLLILLSALNDPVQYRYHLTSSELGTDIDVMDDANICIATAISLLMILICGMATYGAYKQHAAWIIPFFCYQIFDFALNTLVAISVVVYPNTVQDYLQQLPGTFPYKEDIMSTNNMCLVFAVLLFIGCILSFKAYLIGCVWNCYRYVSGRGTTEVLVYVTTNDTTVLLPPYEEAIAIPPKEPPPQYMEA; this is encoded by the exons ATGATTTCGCCGTGGGACCGGTGGTACTCGACGAGCTGCTGCCTTTGCTGCCATGTACGAACGGGCACCATCATTCTGGGAATATGGTATATG CTCATCAATGCAGTGGTTCTACTCATCTTGTTGTCAGCTCTCAATGACCCAGTTCAATACCGCTACCACCTTACCAGCTCTGAGCTGGGAACCGACATTGATGTCATGGACGATGCAA ATATCTGCATAGCCACTGCAATATCCCTACTCATGATCCTAATATGTGGCATGGCGACATATGGTGCTTATAAG CAACACGCAGCTTGGATCATTCCATTCTTCTGCTACCAAATCTTTGACTTTGCCCTTAACACACTGGTAGCCATTAGTGTGGTGGTTTATCCCAACACGGTGCAGGACTACCTCCAGCAGCTG CCGGGGACTTTCCCTTACAAAGAGGACATCATGTCCACCAACAACATGTGCCTAGTTTTTGCAGTCCTCCTCTTCATTGGCTGCATCCTCTCCTTCAAG GCCTACCTGATTGGCTGCGTGTGGAACTGCTACAGATATGTGAGCGGCAGGGGCACCACGGAGGTCCTGGTTTATGTCACCACCAACGACACCACG GTTCTGCTGCCACCGTACGAGGAGGCCATCGCCATACCGCCGAAGGAGCCCCCTCCCCAGTATATGGAGGCGTGA